In Streptomyces sp. DG2A-72, one genomic interval encodes:
- a CDS encoding DUF72 domain-containing protein, producing MTLFVGTSGWQYKDWRGVLYPADCPTRLWLEEYAKRFATVEINNAFYRLPTRENFEAWRERVPPDFVVGVKASRYLTHIKRLRDPEEPVHRLMTHAAGLGDRLGPVLLQLPPTLRADPGLLDACLACFPRGTRVAVEPRHHSWWTESIRQVLESRGAALCWADIQARPMTPLWRTTDWGYIRFHQGRAQPWPRYGRQSLTTWVHRITDTWTDGHDVYAYFNNDPGGAAVEDAVLFAGVARKAGLRVTRVPEQVPTT from the coding sequence CGCGGCTCTGGCTGGAGGAGTACGCGAAGCGGTTCGCGACGGTCGAGATCAACAACGCCTTCTACCGGCTGCCGACGCGGGAGAACTTCGAGGCCTGGCGGGAGCGCGTCCCGCCGGACTTCGTGGTCGGGGTCAAGGCGAGCCGCTATCTCACCCACATCAAGCGGCTGCGGGACCCCGAGGAACCGGTGCACCGCCTGATGACCCACGCGGCCGGCCTCGGCGACCGCCTGGGCCCGGTCCTCCTCCAGCTGCCGCCCACCCTCCGCGCCGACCCCGGTCTCCTTGACGCCTGCCTCGCCTGCTTCCCGCGCGGCACCCGCGTCGCCGTCGAACCGCGCCACCACTCCTGGTGGACCGAGTCGATCCGCCAGGTCCTCGAATCCCGGGGCGCGGCCCTGTGCTGGGCCGACATCCAGGCCCGCCCGATGACCCCCCTGTGGCGCACCACCGACTGGGGCTACATCCGCTTCCACCAAGGCCGGGCCCAGCCCTGGCCCCGCTACGGCCGCCAGTCCCTGACCACCTGGGTCCACCGCATCACCGACACCTGGACCGACGGCCACGACGTCTATGCCTACTTCAACAACGACCCGGGCGGAGCGGCGGTGGAGGACGCGGTGCTGTTCGCGGGGGTGGCGAGGAAGGCGGGGCTGAGGGTGACGCGGGTACCGGAGCAGGTGCCGACGACGTGA
- a CDS encoding GntR family transcriptional regulator produces MTLKIHIDDSAPPYEQVRAQISEQARAGVLPVGYRLPTVRGLAESLGLAANTVAKAYRALEADGVIETRGRNGTFVAAAGSAAEREAASAAQAYVERVRRLGLGEEEALAAVRDAVRAAYSKG; encoded by the coding sequence GTGACCTTGAAGATCCACATCGATGACAGTGCCCCGCCGTACGAGCAGGTGCGTGCGCAGATCTCCGAGCAGGCGCGGGCGGGGGTGCTGCCCGTGGGGTACCGGCTGCCGACGGTGCGGGGGCTCGCCGAGTCGCTCGGCCTGGCCGCGAACACGGTCGCCAAGGCGTATCGGGCGCTGGAGGCGGACGGGGTGATCGAGACGCGGGGGCGGAACGGGACGTTCGTGGCTGCCGCGGGCTCCGCCGCTGAACGGGAGGCCGCGTCGGCCGCTCAGGCGTACGTGGAGCGTGTGCGGCGGCTGGGGCTCGGCGAAGAGGAAGCACTTGCCGCCGTCCGGGATGCGGTGCGGGCTGCATACAGCAAGGGCTGA
- a CDS encoding GNAT family N-acetyltransferase, with translation MTVTVRELRPEIRADVEGFAHVRHLALPFYLVTPDSIAYDVNHAHPDAHYSPLVAVEDGEVIGTAQVGMVYDSPDPGQGYVNVYVRPDRTRRGAGALLVRAAEEHLAAQGATALFAWVLDEPGNHAFAERHGYRASRSAHFLRLDLVDGSLPPLQDLPPGVELRPAADFADDPRPLFTLDAETTSDEPSDVDYEFTDYEAWLESTWRHPLFSPELTSVALVDGRPAAFSAARTDGGTRYGTVMTGTARAFRGRGLAKLAKNDSLHRARAAGFTEAFTGNDAGNGPMLAINKWFGYEICATEVRYVRELG, from the coding sequence ATGACAGTCACCGTGCGCGAGCTGCGCCCCGAAATCCGGGCCGACGTCGAGGGCTTCGCCCACGTCCGCCACCTGGCACTCCCCTTTTATCTCGTCACCCCGGACTCCATCGCCTACGACGTCAATCACGCCCACCCCGACGCGCACTACAGCCCCCTGGTCGCGGTAGAGGACGGCGAGGTCATCGGCACAGCGCAGGTCGGCATGGTCTACGACAGCCCGGACCCCGGCCAGGGCTACGTCAATGTGTACGTGCGCCCGGACCGGACCCGTCGCGGCGCCGGTGCCCTGCTGGTCCGTGCCGCCGAGGAACACCTGGCCGCGCAGGGCGCCACAGCCCTCTTCGCGTGGGTCCTCGACGAGCCCGGCAACCACGCCTTCGCCGAGCGACACGGCTATCGGGCGAGCCGCTCCGCGCACTTCCTCCGCCTGGACCTGGTGGACGGTTCCCTCCCTCCGCTGCAGGACCTCCCACCGGGCGTCGAACTGCGGCCGGCCGCCGACTTCGCGGACGATCCGCGCCCGCTGTTCACGCTGGACGCGGAGACGACGTCGGACGAACCGAGCGACGTCGACTACGAGTTCACGGACTACGAGGCCTGGCTGGAGAGCACCTGGCGGCATCCCCTGTTCAGCCCCGAGCTGACCTCGGTGGCACTCGTCGACGGCCGCCCCGCCGCCTTCAGCGCGGCCCGCACGGACGGTGGCACCCGCTACGGCACCGTGATGACCGGCACCGCCCGCGCCTTCCGCGGCCGGGGCCTCGCCAAGCTCGCCAAGAACGACTCCCTGCACCGCGCCCGCGCCGCCGGATTCACGGAGGCGTTCACGGGCAACGACGCAGGGAACGGCCCGATGCTCGCGATCAACAAGTGGTTCGGGTACGAGATCTGCGCGACGGAGGTGCGCTATGTCCGCGAACTCGGCTGA
- a CDS encoding DUF402 domain-containing protein, with protein MSANSADSKTFVDVVLVKAGRTKIRYPAQLLGDDGTRITVRAPWAGDTTRDFGFVRFESGDVFTEYYWRDRWYSVKEVRDARGELKGWYCDITRPAVLSGAELVVEDLDLDLWRSADSTDVRRLDEDEFAESGLERRDPEAAASAMAALDELEALALTGDFEALLA; from the coding sequence ATGTCCGCGAACTCGGCTGACTCGAAGACCTTTGTAGATGTCGTCCTGGTCAAGGCGGGCCGCACGAAGATCCGTTACCCGGCGCAGCTGCTCGGCGACGACGGCACCCGGATCACGGTGCGCGCCCCCTGGGCAGGCGACACCACCCGTGACTTCGGCTTCGTACGCTTCGAGTCCGGTGACGTCTTCACCGAGTACTACTGGCGCGACCGCTGGTACTCGGTGAAGGAGGTCCGCGACGCCCGAGGCGAGCTGAAGGGCTGGTACTGCGACATCACGCGCCCGGCCGTGCTCTCCGGCGCCGAGCTGGTCGTGGAGGACCTGGACCTCGACCTCTGGCGATCGGCCGACAGCACGGACGTACGACGTCTGGACGAGGACGAGTTCGCCGAGAGCGGGCTGGAGCGGCGGGATCCCGAGGCCGCGGCCTCGGCGATGGCCGCCCTGGACGAGCTGGAGGCCCTGGCGCTCACGGGCGACTTCGAAGCGCTGCTGGCCTGA
- a CDS encoding bifunctional 2-polyprenyl-6-hydroxyphenol methylase/3-demethylubiquinol 3-O-methyltransferase UbiG: MSDDENTHAGAVADWDAAALTFDDEPDHGLRDPDVRLAWADRLRAWLPPRPGDVLDLGCGTGSLSLLAAEQGHRVTGVDLSPAMVALARAKLAGRDAVFLVGDAAAPPVGEDRFDTVLVRHVLWALPDPGRALRHWRDLLRPGGTSHAFGSGGGRLVLVEGVWGTVSPVGIPADRLTELLAPLAGETRVERLSDQPRLWGRAVEDERYAVVVRL; the protein is encoded by the coding sequence ATGAGTGATGACGAGAACACGCACGCCGGAGCGGTCGCGGACTGGGACGCGGCGGCCCTCACCTTCGACGACGAGCCCGACCACGGCCTGCGCGACCCCGACGTGCGCCTGGCCTGGGCCGACCGGCTGCGCGCCTGGCTGCCCCCGCGGCCGGGCGACGTCCTCGACCTCGGCTGCGGTACCGGCAGCCTGTCGCTCCTCGCGGCCGAGCAGGGGCACCGCGTCACCGGCGTCGATCTGTCCCCGGCCATGGTCGCGCTGGCGAGAGCGAAGCTCGCCGGCCGTGACGCCGTGTTCCTCGTCGGTGACGCGGCGGCGCCACCGGTGGGCGAGGACCGGTTCGACACCGTGCTCGTACGCCATGTCCTGTGGGCCCTGCCCGACCCCGGCCGCGCCCTGCGGCACTGGCGAGACCTGCTGCGCCCTGGGGGTACCTCCCACGCTTTCGGCAGTGGGGGAGGGCGCCTCGTGCTGGTCGAGGGCGTGTGGGGCACGGTCAGCCCGGTCGGCATACCCGCCGACCGGCTCACCGAGCTGCTCGCGCCGCTCGCTGGAGAAACGCGCGTGGAACGGCTGTCGGACCAGCCCCGGCTGTGGGGGAGGGCGGTGGAGGACGAGCGGTATGCGGTGGTGGTCCGGCTGTGA
- a CDS encoding GNAT family N-acetyltransferase — MTDDEIRPAAVADVPAVKSVTDAAYRPYIERIGVVPVPMEADHAANVAAGKVFVTGDPVIGLVVIETHEDHLFLDSIAVHPDAHGKGVGRRLLEFVDARARALGLPEVRLYTNVMMWENQKIYPKYGYEVIEHRADGPYDRIHYSKRLH, encoded by the coding sequence ATGACAGACGACGAGATCCGGCCCGCCGCGGTCGCCGACGTACCGGCTGTGAAGAGCGTCACCGACGCGGCGTACCGCCCCTATATCGAGCGCATCGGGGTGGTGCCGGTGCCCATGGAGGCGGACCACGCGGCGAACGTGGCCGCGGGGAAGGTGTTCGTCACGGGCGATCCGGTGATCGGCCTGGTCGTGATCGAGACGCACGAGGACCATCTGTTCCTCGACAGCATCGCCGTCCACCCCGACGCCCATGGCAAGGGCGTCGGGCGACGGCTGCTGGAGTTCGTGGACGCACGCGCGCGTGCGCTCGGCCTGCCCGAGGTCAGGCTCTACACGAACGTGATGATGTGGGAGAACCAGAAGATCTACCCGAAATACGGCTACGAGGTCATCGAGCATCGCGCGGACGGGCCGTACGACCGCATCCACTACAGCAAGCGGCTGCACTGA